Proteins encoded in a region of the Halioglobus maricola genome:
- a CDS encoding replication protein P yields the protein MADSRDLIQQVARGIEASKTTSPTPAGQADHKRLPDEGHVEAINQVFALFRLNYHNQYFAAYAEASQLNQVKKLWLESLADFPVEQILKGAKHAIENSEYLPTLNKMIECCQAGLVEFGLPAPRDAYIEACQAPSPKSAQAWSHPAVYLAGRDSDWFFLANNEERMTWPVFRARYQRYCSAVLRGESLEIPAPAALEQDPGEPLSRDEQKDALRKLRESSGL from the coding sequence ATGGCGGACAGCAGGGATCTAATCCAACAGGTCGCACGAGGGATCGAAGCCTCGAAGACGACCTCACCGACACCAGCTGGGCAAGCTGACCACAAAAGGCTACCGGACGAGGGCCATGTTGAGGCCATCAACCAGGTCTTCGCCCTGTTCCGGCTGAACTACCACAACCAGTATTTCGCCGCCTATGCAGAAGCCAGCCAGCTCAATCAGGTGAAAAAATTGTGGCTGGAATCGCTGGCGGATTTTCCGGTGGAGCAGATTCTCAAGGGCGCCAAGCACGCCATCGAGAATAGCGAGTACCTGCCCACCCTGAATAAAATGATCGAGTGCTGCCAGGCGGGCCTGGTTGAATTCGGCCTGCCCGCCCCACGCGACGCTTACATCGAAGCCTGTCAGGCACCCTCCCCCAAATCGGCCCAGGCCTGGAGCCACCCGGCGGTATACCTCGCCGGCCGCGACAGCGATTGGTTCTTCCTCGCCAACAACGAGGAGCGCATGACCTGGCCCGTATTCAGAGCTCGCTACCAGCGCTACTGCTCCGCGGTGTTACGCGGCGAGTCGCTGGAAATCCCGGCGCCGGCAGCACTGGAACAAGATCCCGGTGAACCGCTCTCGCGCGACGAGCAAAAAGACGCGCTGCGCAAGCTGCGCGAAAGCAGCGGCCTCTAG
- a CDS encoding GIY-YIG nuclease family protein, whose product MANKAAVYILASRHNGSLYIGVTRNLMKRIWHHRNVAAEGFSTPCTRHRLVYFEFLPDMGEALRREARLKTWRRPWTERIIREQNPDWMDLWDQVIQ is encoded by the coding sequence ATGGCCAACAAAGCTGCGGTATACATTCTGGCGAGCCGCCACAACGGCAGCCTCTACATCGGGGTGACCCGCAATTTGATGAAACGTATCTGGCACCATCGCAATGTTGCGGCGGAGGGCTTCTCGACGCCCTGCACCCGGCATCGTCTGGTGTATTTTGAGTTCTTGCCCGATATGGGCGAGGCACTGCGCCGTGAGGCGCGGCTGAAAACCTGGCGGCGGCCGTGGACCGAGCGAATCATTCGCGAGCAAAACCCGGACTGGATGGACCTGTGGGATCAGGTCATTCAGTAG
- a CDS encoding DnaT-like ssDNA-binding domain-containing protein, with protein sequence MSDSSLVPERQLVFSPGLAATIGLEEAIMLQQLQLLLEHRESQLRNNYAWLNIPRDQLQASLPFWNPTDLHRITRSLVDKGVILVESPPLHSADHLLFALNEPVHAPAPHQPAPVQQPTPPTRRSAGLLPVHWSPSEDLLQILGLNHNIPRQFALDQLEDFIFYWRERGETSHAWENKFRQHVLSNWRHQQQSNPHTQPPSKPHANSSEFDVRAPKALDRDWRPSEDALEIMARSGIDRDFIDQAVPEFILYWRERGAAPKELNSKFIQHIRIQWARYSSGMEHSTEPKRIVNHWQPSEDVFDILRMSHIDLEFAKTLLPEFIVYWKDSNQAHTSWNSKFLQHVKHHWAKQHQLQQTDQSHGGQQGSNPTGRTRDRSLEDDLTDTSWAS encoded by the coding sequence ATGTCCGATTCTTCCCTCGTACCCGAACGCCAGCTGGTCTTTTCGCCCGGCCTGGCGGCGACGATCGGGTTGGAAGAGGCCATTATGCTGCAGCAGCTGCAATTACTGCTCGAGCATCGGGAATCCCAGCTGCGTAACAACTACGCCTGGCTGAATATTCCGCGAGACCAGTTGCAGGCCAGCCTGCCCTTCTGGAACCCGACAGATTTACACCGGATCACCCGTTCGCTGGTCGACAAGGGCGTCATTCTGGTCGAATCACCGCCGCTGCACAGCGCCGATCACTTGCTGTTTGCACTCAATGAGCCAGTGCACGCCCCGGCCCCGCATCAGCCGGCGCCCGTCCAGCAGCCAACACCGCCCACACGGCGCAGTGCGGGCTTATTGCCCGTGCACTGGTCTCCCAGCGAGGACCTGCTGCAAATACTCGGCCTGAACCACAACATACCCCGCCAGTTTGCGCTGGACCAACTGGAAGATTTCATCTTTTACTGGCGCGAGCGCGGCGAGACCAGCCACGCCTGGGAAAACAAGTTCCGTCAGCACGTATTGAGCAACTGGCGGCACCAGCAGCAGAGCAATCCTCACACTCAGCCGCCGTCGAAGCCCCACGCCAACAGCTCAGAGTTTGACGTCCGAGCCCCCAAGGCCCTCGACCGCGACTGGCGACCCAGCGAAGACGCGCTCGAGATCATGGCCCGCTCGGGTATCGACCGCGACTTTATCGATCAGGCGGTCCCCGAATTTATCCTGTACTGGCGCGAGCGCGGGGCGGCGCCCAAAGAACTGAACTCCAAGTTCATCCAGCATATTCGCATCCAGTGGGCTCGCTACAGCTCCGGCATGGAACACTCGACGGAGCCCAAACGCATCGTCAATCACTGGCAACCCAGCGAGGACGTATTCGATATCTTGCGTATGTCTCATATCGACCTGGAGTTCGCGAAAACACTGCTGCCGGAATTTATCGTATATTGGAAAGACTCCAATCAGGCCCACACCTCCTGGAACAGCAAATTTTTACAGCACGTAAAACATCACTGGGCCAAGCAGCACCAATTACAGCAAACGGACCAAAGCCATGGCGGACAGCAGGGATCTAATCCAACAGGTCGCACGAGGGATCGAAGCCTCGAAGACGACCTCACCGACACCAGCTGGGCAAGCTGA
- a CDS encoding beta-propeller fold lactonase family protein, with translation MPFLPRLILPLALAATLVAGPSLAQTLLVANKSEASVTLFELPQAEVVATLATGAGPHEVGVSPDGRRAIVTDYGTGAGPGDTLTIIDIPERKVLGTLPLPAGSMPHGVEWLDNSRAVVTAEGIASVLVVNVDAMALESTVAVDQDVAHMLALDASGQRVYTANIGSGTATAVDLEQGKKLTDLASGAGSEGIALARGGAELWVTNRAADTVSVFATDKLTLLATLPLPGFPIRAEADEARGLVYVTVPAVDALVALDVASRKEVWRIDFDIPPDLTRKTLFGDRLPGSSIPIGVQLSGDGERLFVAHTNSHVVSVWDAATQERVGLVKTGLEPDGMGWSPL, from the coding sequence ATGCCCTTCTTGCCACGCCTGATTCTGCCGCTCGCGCTCGCGGCCACGCTCGTTGCTGGCCCCAGCTTGGCGCAGACCCTGTTGGTGGCCAACAAGAGCGAGGCCAGCGTCACGCTGTTTGAACTGCCGCAAGCGGAGGTAGTGGCCACGCTCGCCACTGGCGCCGGCCCGCACGAGGTTGGTGTGTCACCGGATGGCCGCCGGGCGATTGTCACCGACTATGGCACGGGCGCGGGTCCGGGCGACACCCTGACCATCATTGATATCCCCGAACGCAAGGTGTTGGGCACGCTACCGCTGCCGGCAGGCAGCATGCCCCACGGGGTGGAATGGCTCGACAACAGCCGGGCCGTTGTCACCGCTGAAGGCATAGCGAGTGTGCTGGTGGTGAACGTGGATGCCATGGCGCTTGAGAGCACGGTCGCGGTGGATCAGGACGTGGCCCATATGCTCGCCCTGGATGCCAGTGGCCAGCGGGTCTACACCGCCAATATCGGTTCGGGCACAGCCACCGCGGTCGATCTGGAACAGGGCAAGAAGCTTACCGACCTGGCTTCTGGCGCGGGCAGTGAAGGCATCGCCCTGGCCCGTGGCGGCGCGGAACTCTGGGTGACCAATCGAGCGGCGGACACGGTGTCGGTGTTTGCTACGGATAAGCTGACGCTGCTGGCGACTCTCCCGTTGCCCGGGTTCCCGATTCGTGCGGAGGCAGATGAAGCTCGGGGGCTGGTGTATGTCACAGTGCCTGCGGTCGATGCGCTGGTGGCTCTCGATGTGGCCAGCCGCAAGGAAGTGTGGCGCATCGATTTTGATATTCCGCCTGATCTCACCCGCAAGACCCTGTTTGGTGATCGTCTCCCGGGGAGCTCCATCCCGATTGGTGTGCAGCTTTCCGGGGACGGCGAGCGCCTGTTCGTGGCGCACACAAACTCCCATGTTGTCAGCGTCTGGGACGCTGCAACACAGGAGCGGGTGGGTCTGGTCAAGACCGGGCTGGAGCCCGATGGGATGGGGTGGTCACCCCTGTAG
- the dnaB gene encoding replicative DNA helicase — MSEPDFPDNVSELPYSQDGELARIKMQPHSLEAEQSVIGGLLLSADGWDLVAEEVAASDFYKPAHRDIFREIAVLADAAEPIDVITVADKLEARGQLEGAGGLPYLAELAQNTPSASNIRAYAQVVRERASLRKLIEAAQEIADSGFNPDGRNSLELLDEAERMIMQISEQGPKSGGPQDVNPLLQKALGRIEELFNSGGDITGLTSGFTDLDGMTSGMQPSDLVIVAGRPSMGKTSFAMNLVENALLATKKPILVFSMEMPADQLVIRMLSSIGKINQTRIRNGKLEQEDWPKLTTAVNKLKDMPLFIDDTPALTPTEVRSRVRKVVRENNGEIGMIMIDYLQLMQVAGSSEGRTAEISEISRSLKAIAKEFEVPMVALSQLNRSLEQRPNKRPVNSDLRESGAIEQDADVIMFIYRDEVYNEDSPDKGVAEIIIGKQRNGPIGTCRLAFIGEFTRFENLAHGFGGGDDY, encoded by the coding sequence ATGTCCGAACCGGACTTCCCAGACAACGTCTCCGAACTGCCCTACTCGCAAGACGGCGAGCTCGCGCGGATCAAGATGCAGCCCCACTCACTGGAGGCAGAGCAGTCTGTCATCGGCGGCCTGCTGCTGTCAGCAGACGGTTGGGACCTGGTAGCCGAAGAAGTAGCCGCCAGCGATTTTTATAAACCGGCGCACCGCGATATCTTCCGCGAGATCGCTGTGCTGGCCGACGCTGCCGAGCCGATCGATGTCATCACGGTAGCGGACAAACTCGAAGCCCGCGGACAGCTTGAAGGCGCCGGTGGCCTGCCCTATCTGGCGGAACTCGCCCAGAACACACCCAGCGCTTCCAATATTCGCGCCTATGCCCAGGTGGTGCGCGAACGCGCCAGCCTGCGCAAGCTCATTGAAGCCGCCCAGGAAATTGCTGATTCGGGCTTTAATCCCGACGGCCGCAATTCCCTTGAGCTGCTCGATGAAGCCGAGCGCATGATCATGCAGATCTCCGAGCAGGGCCCCAAATCCGGTGGCCCGCAGGACGTGAACCCACTGCTGCAGAAAGCGCTGGGGCGGATTGAGGAACTGTTCAATTCCGGCGGCGATATCACCGGCCTTACCTCGGGCTTCACCGATCTCGACGGCATGACCTCCGGTATGCAGCCCTCCGACCTGGTAATCGTTGCCGGCCGCCCGTCCATGGGTAAGACCAGTTTTGCGATGAACCTGGTAGAGAACGCGCTATTGGCCACGAAAAAGCCGATCCTGGTGTTCTCGATGGAGATGCCCGCCGACCAGCTGGTGATTCGTATGCTCTCGTCCATCGGCAAGATCAACCAGACCCGTATCCGCAACGGCAAGCTGGAGCAGGAGGATTGGCCCAAGCTCACCACCGCGGTGAACAAGCTCAAGGACATGCCCCTGTTTATCGATGACACGCCGGCGTTAACGCCCACCGAGGTGCGCAGCCGTGTGCGCAAGGTGGTGCGCGAGAACAACGGCGAGATCGGCATGATCATGATCGACTACCTGCAGCTGATGCAGGTGGCCGGTTCCTCCGAGGGCCGCACCGCGGAGATCTCGGAAATTTCCCGCAGCCTCAAGGCGATCGCCAAGGAATTCGAAGTACCCATGGTGGCGCTGTCCCAGCTCAACCGCTCGCTGGAGCAGCGGCCCAACAAGCGGCCGGTTAACTCCGACCTGCGTGAATCCGGCGCCATCGAGCAGGACGCGGACGTGATCATGTTTATTTATCGCGACGAGGTCTATAACGAGGATTCTCCGGATAAAGGTGTCGCCGAAATTATTATCGGCAAGCAGCGTAATGGCCCCATCGGTACCTGCCGGCTGGCATTTATCGGTGAGTTCACTCGCTTCGAGAATCTCGCCCACGGCTTTGGCGGTGGCGACGACTATTAA
- a CDS encoding transglutaminase family protein encodes MRYKVRHTTRYSYPARVTSCYNLANVLPRDTRRQRCLSSKVTVSPTPAVSRSRTDYFGNHAYQFEIQKAHQELVITAESEIQISEAQPDLNLDFGISYAQALHYMRNNRSHHALEAREYLLNSPMIAATEELTNYAQPSFIPDRSLKSCVAELTTRIFSDFTYDPEFSTIATPLSEVLEHKRGVCQDFAHLQVGCLRAVGIPAKYVSGYIETLPAPGEEKLVGADATHAWVAYFCPDEGWVEFDPTNDTAAQTQHIVTAYGRDFLDVTPVKGVIFGGGSAPALDVSVDVSRVSED; translated from the coding sequence ATGCGTTACAAGGTTCGCCACACCACGCGCTACAGCTATCCGGCCCGGGTGACATCCTGTTACAACCTGGCCAATGTGCTGCCGCGAGATACTCGCCGCCAGCGCTGCCTGAGCAGCAAGGTGACCGTGTCGCCCACGCCGGCCGTCAGCCGCTCCCGCACCGACTACTTCGGCAACCACGCTTACCAGTTTGAGATCCAGAAGGCCCACCAGGAACTGGTGATTACCGCTGAAAGTGAAATCCAGATTTCAGAGGCGCAGCCAGATCTCAATCTGGACTTCGGCATCTCCTATGCCCAGGCGCTGCATTACATGCGCAATAACCGCTCGCACCATGCGTTGGAAGCGCGCGAGTACCTGCTGAACTCGCCGATGATCGCCGCGACTGAAGAACTGACGAATTACGCCCAGCCCTCTTTCATACCGGACCGTTCCCTGAAATCCTGTGTGGCTGAACTGACCACCCGCATATTCAGCGACTTTACCTACGACCCGGAGTTCTCCACCATCGCCACGCCCCTGAGCGAGGTACTGGAACACAAACGCGGCGTCTGCCAGGACTTCGCCCACCTGCAGGTCGGCTGCCTGCGCGCCGTGGGTATTCCCGCCAAGTACGTGTCTGGTTACATCGAGACGCTACCGGCACCGGGTGAGGAGAAATTGGTGGGCGCAGATGCCACCCACGCCTGGGTTGCCTACTTCTGCCCGGACGAGGGTTGGGTGGAGTTCGACCCCACCAATGACACCGCCGCCCAGACTCAACACATCGTCACCGCCTACGGCCGCGACTTCCTCGATGTCACGCCGGTGAAGGGCGTGATTTTCGGTGGTGGCAGCGCGCCGGCGCTGGACGTTTCGGTAGATGTAAGCCGGGTCAGCGAAGACTAA
- the radA gene encoding DNA repair protein RadA has translation MAKQKTAFVCNECGSDYAKWQGQCADCGEWNSITEIKLGPAKGSGRAGAGRTASRAGFAGALASAQVLKDIDLNDLPRFSSGAEEFDRVLGGGLVPGSAVLVGGHPGAGKSTLLLQTMCHLAQSMEALYITGEESLQQVAMRAKRLGLPTDKLRLMSETNVETLVAAAEEFKPKVLVIDSIQVVHTAEIASAPGSVSQVRECAAYLTRFAKQTGTVLFLVGHVTKDGSLAGPKVLEHMIDCSILLEGTHDSRFRTLRGQKNRFGAVNELGVFAMTEQGMREVKNPSAIFLDRDSEPSSGSAVIVVWEGTRPLLVEIQALVDDSQLGHPRRVAVGLEQNRLAMLLAVLHRHGGLQVGDQDVFANVVGGVKVLETSADLALLLAIVSSYRDRQLPRDMVIFGEVGLSGEIRPVPSGQERLSEAAKHGFKRAIVPKANAPKGEIPGMQVVAVSKLSEALDAVD, from the coding sequence ATGGCCAAACAAAAAACAGCCTTCGTCTGCAACGAATGTGGCTCTGATTACGCCAAGTGGCAAGGCCAATGCGCCGATTGCGGCGAGTGGAACTCGATCACCGAGATCAAACTGGGGCCCGCCAAGGGGTCGGGCCGCGCTGGTGCGGGTCGCACCGCGAGCCGGGCGGGCTTCGCCGGCGCCCTGGCCAGCGCCCAGGTCCTTAAAGATATCGACCTCAACGACCTGCCCCGATTCAGCTCCGGCGCCGAGGAGTTCGACCGGGTGCTGGGCGGTGGCCTGGTGCCAGGCTCGGCGGTGCTGGTGGGTGGCCATCCGGGCGCGGGCAAGAGCACGCTCCTGCTGCAGACCATGTGCCACCTGGCGCAGAGCATGGAGGCGCTCTACATCACGGGCGAGGAATCTCTGCAGCAGGTGGCCATGCGGGCCAAGCGGCTTGGCCTGCCCACCGACAAGCTGCGGCTGATGTCCGAGACCAATGTCGAGACGCTGGTGGCCGCCGCCGAGGAATTCAAGCCGAAGGTGCTGGTGATTGACTCCATCCAGGTGGTGCACACCGCAGAGATCGCCTCGGCCCCGGGGAGTGTGTCGCAGGTACGTGAGTGCGCAGCCTACCTCACTCGTTTTGCCAAGCAGACCGGCACCGTGTTGTTTCTGGTGGGCCACGTCACCAAGGACGGCTCGCTGGCGGGCCCCAAGGTGCTTGAGCACATGATCGACTGCTCCATCCTGCTGGAGGGCACCCACGATTCCCGCTTCCGCACACTGCGGGGGCAGAAGAACCGCTTCGGCGCAGTGAATGAACTGGGCGTATTCGCCATGACCGAGCAGGGGATGCGCGAGGTCAAAAACCCGTCCGCTATTTTTCTCGACCGCGATAGTGAGCCATCCTCTGGCAGTGCGGTAATCGTTGTGTGGGAGGGCACGCGGCCGCTACTGGTGGAGATCCAGGCGCTGGTCGACGACAGCCAGCTGGGCCATCCGCGGCGCGTAGCGGTGGGCCTGGAGCAGAACCGTCTGGCCATGTTGTTGGCGGTGCTGCATCGCCACGGCGGCCTGCAGGTGGGTGATCAGGACGTCTTTGCCAACGTTGTCGGCGGGGTGAAAGTGCTGGAAACCAGTGCAGACCTGGCCTTGCTACTGGCGATCGTATCCAGCTACCGCGACCGACAGCTGCCGCGGGATATGGTGATCTTTGGTGAGGTGGGGCTGTCCGGGGAAATCCGCCCCGTGCCATCCGGCCAGGAGCGTCTGTCAGAGGCGGCCAAGCACGGCTTCAAGCGGGCGATTGTGCCAAAGGCAAACGCGCCCAAGGGTGAGATTCCCGGGATGCAGGTTGTTGCCGTCAGCAAGCTGTCTGAGGCGTTGGACGCCGTAGACTAG
- the ettA gene encoding energy-dependent translational throttle protein EttA: MAQYVYTMNRVGKIVPPKKEILKDISLSFFPGAKIGVLGLNGAGKSTLLKIMAGIDTDIIGEARPQPDLKIGYLPQEPQLDPSKNVRGNVEEGVQEAIDALAGLEKVYADYAEPDADFDALAKAQARFEDIIQATDAHNLDHRLEVAADALRLPPWDADVTNLSGGERRRVALCRLLLSNPDMILLDEPTNHLDAESVAWLERFLESFPGTVVAITHDRYFLDNAAGWILELDRGRGIPYEGNYSDWLAAKEQRLEQEARQEASHQKAIKAELEWVRQNPKGRQAKSKARLARFDELQSQEFQTRNETNEIYIPPGPRLGDNVIEVTNLKKGFGDRLLFDDVSFVVPPGSIVGIIGANGMGKSTLFNIMAGHETPDSGEVKLGETVKLGYVEQSRDDLQGNKTVWEELSDGNDIIRIGTYEVQSRSYCGRFNFKGSDQQKFVKDLSGGERNRLHLAKLLKQGANVLLLDEPTNDLDVETLRALEEALLAFPGSAMVISHDRWFLDRIATHILAYEDDGGVVFHEGNFTDYEEDRKKRLGAAADQPHRIKYRALK; encoded by the coding sequence ATGGCCCAATACGTTTACACCATGAACCGTGTCGGCAAGATCGTGCCGCCCAAGAAAGAAATCCTCAAGGATATCTCCCTGTCCTTCTTCCCCGGCGCCAAAATTGGTGTCCTCGGATTGAACGGCGCGGGTAAATCCACCCTGCTGAAAATTATGGCCGGCATCGACACCGACATTATCGGTGAGGCCCGCCCCCAGCCCGACCTCAAGATCGGCTACCTGCCGCAGGAGCCGCAGCTGGACCCGTCCAAGAACGTGCGCGGCAATGTCGAGGAAGGTGTGCAGGAAGCCATCGACGCACTGGCCGGGCTGGAGAAAGTCTACGCCGACTACGCCGAGCCCGACGCCGATTTCGATGCGCTTGCCAAGGCGCAGGCGCGCTTCGAAGACATCATTCAGGCGACTGACGCGCACAACCTCGACCACCGCCTGGAAGTGGCCGCCGACGCCCTGCGCCTGCCGCCGTGGGACGCGGATGTGACCAACCTCTCCGGTGGCGAACGCCGCAGGGTAGCGCTGTGCCGCCTGCTCCTGTCGAACCCCGACATGATTCTGCTGGACGAACCCACCAACCACCTGGACGCAGAGAGTGTGGCCTGGCTGGAGCGCTTCCTTGAAAGCTTCCCCGGCACCGTGGTGGCGATCACCCACGACCGCTACTTCCTCGACAACGCCGCCGGCTGGATTCTGGAACTGGACCGCGGCCGCGGCATCCCCTATGAAGGCAACTACTCCGACTGGCTGGCGGCAAAAGAACAGCGCCTGGAACAGGAAGCTCGCCAGGAAGCGTCCCACCAGAAAGCGATTAAGGCCGAACTGGAATGGGTGCGCCAGAATCCCAAGGGCCGCCAGGCCAAAAGCAAGGCGCGCCTGGCCCGCTTTGACGAATTGCAATCGCAGGAATTCCAGACCCGCAACGAAACCAACGAGATCTACATCCCCCCCGGCCCACGCCTGGGCGATAACGTGATCGAGGTGACCAACCTCAAGAAAGGCTTCGGCGACCGCCTGCTGTTCGATGACGTCAGCTTTGTGGTTCCCCCCGGCTCCATCGTCGGCATCATCGGCGCCAACGGCATGGGTAAATCGACCCTGTTCAATATCATGGCCGGCCACGAAACCCCGGATTCGGGTGAAGTGAAACTGGGTGAGACCGTCAAACTCGGCTATGTAGAGCAGTCGCGGGACGACCTGCAGGGCAACAAAACCGTGTGGGAAGAACTGTCCGACGGCAATGACATCATCCGTATCGGCACCTACGAAGTGCAGTCCCGCTCGTATTGCGGGCGCTTTAACTTCAAGGGTTCAGACCAACAGAAATTTGTGAAGGACCTGTCTGGTGGTGAGCGCAACCGCCTGCACCTGGCCAAGCTGCTCAAACAGGGCGCCAACGTGCTATTGCTGGATGAGCCCACCAACGACCTTGACGTAGAAACCCTGCGCGCCCTCGAGGAGGCCCTGCTGGCCTTCCCCGGTTCCGCCATGGTGATCTCGCACGACCGCTGGTTCCTGGACCGGATCGCCACCCACATCCTCGCCTACGAGGACGATGGCGGCGTGGTGTTCCACGAGGGCAACTTCACCGACTACGAGGAAGACCGCAAGAAGCGCCTGGGCGCCGCAGCGGATCAACCCCATCGCATCAAGTACCGGGCGCTGAAGTAA
- a CDS encoding PilZ domain-containing protein: MSDIRTERRTFTRVAIDLPVEVHQGGSMWPQRTIDISLSGVSTDQPDLWDAQYNEPFTLVIKLADGTDLELHAYLQHVESERLGFSMQHVDRENIEPLRALLEQHMDITTLQEELTRLD, translated from the coding sequence ATGAGCGACATTCGCACCGAGCGACGCACTTTCACCCGCGTTGCGATCGACCTACCGGTAGAAGTACATCAGGGGGGCAGCATGTGGCCCCAGCGCACCATCGACATTTCCCTCAGCGGAGTTTCCACGGACCAACCCGACCTCTGGGACGCTCAGTACAACGAGCCCTTCACCCTGGTGATCAAGCTGGCTGACGGTACCGATCTTGAGCTTCACGCCTACCTGCAACACGTTGAGTCTGAACGACTGGGCTTCTCCATGCAGCACGTCGATCGCGAGAACATAGAACCCTTGCGAGCGCTGCTGGAACAGCACATGGACATCACCACACTGCAGGAAGAGTTGACCCGGCTGGACTAG